One segment of Polyangiaceae bacterium DNA contains the following:
- a CDS encoding SMI1/KNR4 family protein yields MRKAYRIPARYRSFLVAADPADVETVTPVERVRLFPCHKLASEQTLGGKLTSDIPAWRKSWVIIARSALLGDPYFLDVSKLDAEGDCPVYTCMTGTDSIKPELCASSFQQFLRILATSMEVAAGFGEAVLDDDDEAIFRETLAPKIKTIDSAALRAGHWT; encoded by the coding sequence GCGTACCGCATCCCCGCGCGGTACCGGTCGTTCCTCGTGGCCGCCGATCCGGCGGACGTCGAGACGGTGACCCCGGTCGAGCGTGTGCGGCTGTTTCCGTGTCACAAGCTTGCTTCCGAGCAAACGCTCGGAGGCAAATTGACGAGCGATATTCCCGCGTGGCGCAAGTCATGGGTGATCATCGCTCGCAGCGCGCTTCTCGGAGACCCGTACTTCCTCGATGTCAGCAAGCTCGACGCCGAGGGCGACTGCCCCGTTTACACGTGCATGACCGGAACGGACTCCATCAAGCCCGAGTTGTGCGCATCGAGTTTCCAGCAATTCCTTCGCATCCTTGCAACATCGATGGAAGTTGCTGCAGGGTTTGGCGAAGCGGTCCTCGATGACGACGACGAGGCGATCTTTCGGGAAACTTTGGCACCGAAGATCAAAACGATCGATTCAGCCGCGCTCCGTGCTGGACATTGGACCTGA
- the hisD gene encoding histidinol dehydrogenase: protein MIPIFIDGSSEFAATMRRLPSRGADDLAAVEPAVRDIIAAVRASGDDAVRSYVERFERRRPDPLVMRSFDGAAALARLDPALRVALERAAERIERYHVHQRDTGFRYEEDGVVLGMRVRPLARVGVYAPGGKARYPSSVLMTAIPARVAGVRDIVLATPAPDDSLLAAAHLAGVTSILDAGGAQAIAALAYGTAELPRVDKIVGPGNIWVTCAKRLVFGDVDIDGLAGPSEILALADDSADPAVVAADLLSQAEHDEAACCVLVTTSDRVARLVAQELDAQMPHLSRKNIATESLRSRGVALVVHTLERMAEVASLIAAEHVAYHVDDAEALFDRVEGSGAALLGHASPVAVGDYFAGPSHVLPTGGAARFGSPLGVYDFVVRASVIGYSRDALLRDGPHIAKFARAEGLDAHARAVEIRMDRWGLSAEAASKGAAGGS from the coding sequence ATGATTCCCATCTTCATCGACGGCAGCAGTGAGTTCGCCGCGACCATGCGGCGCTTGCCGTCGCGTGGCGCGGATGATCTCGCTGCCGTCGAGCCTGCTGTGCGTGACATCATCGCAGCCGTTCGTGCATCGGGTGATGATGCCGTTCGCAGCTACGTCGAGCGATTCGAACGTCGCCGTCCTGATCCGCTCGTGATGCGTAGCTTCGATGGTGCTGCGGCGCTTGCTCGTCTCGATCCCGCCTTGCGCGTAGCGCTCGAACGCGCAGCGGAGCGCATCGAGCGTTACCACGTGCATCAACGTGATACGGGGTTTCGGTACGAAGAGGATGGCGTCGTGCTTGGCATGCGCGTTCGTCCTCTCGCACGCGTGGGTGTGTATGCGCCGGGAGGCAAGGCGCGTTATCCGTCGAGCGTGCTCATGACGGCCATTCCTGCGCGTGTCGCAGGCGTGCGCGACATCGTCTTGGCGACGCCTGCACCTGACGATTCACTTCTTGCGGCCGCGCACCTTGCCGGTGTCACGAGCATTCTCGATGCAGGCGGAGCTCAAGCCATCGCGGCACTTGCGTATGGCACAGCGGAGTTGCCTCGCGTCGACAAGATCGTTGGACCAGGAAACATCTGGGTTACTTGCGCCAAACGTCTCGTGTTTGGCGATGTCGACATCGATGGGCTTGCGGGGCCGAGCGAGATCCTCGCGCTCGCAGACGACTCGGCTGATCCCGCCGTCGTCGCCGCGGATCTGTTGTCGCAGGCCGAGCACGACGAAGCGGCGTGTTGCGTTCTCGTGACGACGTCGGATCGAGTTGCGCGCTTGGTCGCTCAAGAGCTCGATGCGCAGATGCCGCATCTTTCGCGGAAGAACATCGCTACGGAGTCTCTTCGGTCACGCGGCGTAGCGCTCGTCGTCCATACATTGGAACGCATGGCCGAGGTCGCATCGCTCATCGCTGCCGAACACGTTGCATATCACGTGGACGATGCCGAAGCGCTCTTCGATCGCGTGGAGGGCTCTGGGGCTGCGCTCTTGGGGCATGCATCACCCGTTGCGGTAGGCGACTACTTTGCTGGCCCTTCGCATGTGCTTCCCACGGGCGGAGCTGCTCGTTTTGGTTCGCCGCTCGGTGTGTACGACTTCGTCGTGCGAGCGAGCGTCATTGGGTATTCGCGCGATGCGTTGCTTCGAGACGGGCCGCACATAGCCAAGTTTGCCCGGGCCGAGGGGCTCGATGCGCACGCGCGTGCAGTTGAGATTCGGATGGATCGTTGGGGTTTGTCCGCGGAGGCGGCATCAAAAGGTGCTGCAGGCGGGTCGTAG